The proteins below come from a single Triticum aestivum cultivar Chinese Spring chromosome 5D, IWGSC CS RefSeq v2.1, whole genome shotgun sequence genomic window:
- the LOC123119267 gene encoding actin cytoskeleton-regulatory complex protein pan1 codes for MSTNTNVNPAPKDAEEKKAAGSSSSSSEHLDEDDDFFQIEGPVLNTQFSLAGPNLDGCPDPKRIPSSVFARTSTLQTDWSVTSNEALFSINVGNTSFDKDHKVLYGKSGEMGNPNEPLAPLPSFPKQSPGSSPIKGAVSPKATGEGSSTVKGEGDADHIDSISHRSEGSATNFAFPILAGDEKARGCSKDNQPDLAQQSTAQLSHAPEPEPHDEKNESPKAAMESPKAAMESPKAAMESPKAAMEAPKPEEAPVAEPAPAPAEPPPATKMFPCCSCCPFCC; via the exons ATGAGCACTAATACAAATGTCAACCCTGCACCCAAGGATGCCGAGGAGAAGAAAGCAGccggctcgtcctcctcctcatcggagcACCTGGATGAAGACGATGATTTCTTCCAGATCGAGGGACCGGTCCTCAATACCCAATTCTCCCTGGCCGGACCAAACCTCGACGGATGCCCAGACCCGAAAAGGATCCCCTCGTCAGTCTTCGCAAGGACGTCAACATTGCAAACCGACTGGAGCGTCACGTCGAACGAGGCTCTCTTCAGCATCAATGTCGGGAACACGAGCTTCGACAAGGACCATAAGGTCTTGTATGGCAAGTCGGGTGAGATGGGCAACCCCAACGAGCCTTTGGCGCCATTGCCATCGTTCCCGAAGCAGAGCCCAGGGTCCAGCCCCATCAAGGGGGCAGTGTCACCCAAGGCAACCGGAGAAGGCAGCTCGACTGTGAAGGGGGAAGGAGACGCGGATCACATAGATAGCATATCTCACCGTTCCGAAGGAAGCGCGACCAACTTTGCATTCCCGAT ATTGGCAGGTGATGAGAAAGCCAGGGGGTGCTCGAAGGACAACCAACCAGATCTTGCCCAACAAAGCACGGCGCAACTGAGTCATGCACCAGAGCCAGAGCCGCATGATGAGAAGAACGAATCACCGAAAGCCGCAATGGAATCACCAAAAGCCGCAATGGAATCACCGAAAGCCGCAATGGAATCACCGAAAGCTGCAATGGAAGCACCTAAACCTGAAGAAGCCCCAGTAGCGGAACCGGCACCAGCACCGGCGGAGCCACCTCCAGCGACAAAAATGTTTCCCTGCTGTTCTTGCTGTCCATTCTGTTGCTAA